In Kryptolebias marmoratus isolate JLee-2015 linkage group LG11, ASM164957v2, whole genome shotgun sequence, the following proteins share a genomic window:
- the LOC108249206 gene encoding uncharacterized protein LOC108249206: MGNESLRCLPYFLPANTTLPGHGIIPPIQDYAAHLRCNPSRVKRVRREGNPVVKTQGCDIAEKPRLGCRVRWTFGLHTSHSVGTASFRRRKTQFFPKEMLVQVEYQTVQKWVRVPVTDDCYDYLKFMHEVHAKFSLASEICVDLKDSSGVDVDADIFDELLRSATVSFKVVAKHFVGIIDESEVTDVSFTSEDGSASSVESSSTASSSSTVITEKTKAQRRRLAEGPPDSKMAKDIVYVALHQKPEGEHVLKEYNKTKSLSDQTRRKLVNILVADMIESHGRVPPVNVRITYALGIVTLFPNLKDNCSPAGYEHFYDPQSGQGYLAYRLKTIQRSTACDFKRSSRSVHQGGPKTQRETSTSEQLFGDGCKEAMSIMKHASDQDVVKEKMKATFKHRQNMLHDLDQSSLILDHFPRFLDTPGLIEQDFIMLFGKDISGRFIGRWPTFYKPKVITVSKSLRLSDHLHDLLSAQEESRDYEWDGDMAAILLLVHLLPPTAKGRKHVKISATEAADHVVKFMKVGTSMATFLGKVGSAQPFLLCVGEKKSSIQKFYIILDQKPIPCVAQTAVAAFDELFKAHFVFAVSYDAALLNFYTFIQTTVYGIDVATTKESPRVKEIRVRINNT; the protein is encoded by the exons ATGGGGAATGAGTCCCTACGCTGCCTGCCATATTTCCTCCCAGCTAACACTACACTGCCTGGCCATGGCATAATCCCTCCCATCCAGGATTATGCTGCCCATCTGAGGTGTAATCCCTCCAG GGTCAAGAGAGTGAGAAGGGAGGGCAACCCTGTGGTGAAAACTCAGGGTTGTGACATAGCTGAGAAG CCCCGCCTCGGCTGCAGAGTGCGTTGGACTTTCGGTCTCCACACCAGTCACTCGGTCGGTACGGCTTCTTTTCGCAGACGAAAGACACAATTCTTTCCTAAAG AAATGCTGGTTCAAGTGGAGTATCAGACAGTCCAGAAATGGGTTCGGGTTCCAGTGACAGATGACTGCTATGATTACTTGAAATTCATGCACGAGG TTCATGCTAAATTCAGTTTGGCAAGTGAAATCTGTGTAGACCTGAAGGACTCTTCTGGAGTTGATGTGGATGCTGATATTTTTGATGAACTCTTGAGGTCTGCTACAGTATCTTTCAAAGTAGTCGCTAAGCACTTTG TGGGTATCATTGACGAGAGTGAGGTGACAGACGTTTCCTTCACTTCTGAAGATGGGTCAGCCTCGTCAGTTGAATCTTCAAGCACAGCAAGCTCATCTTCTACAGTGATCACAGAGAAAACTAAAGCACAGAGAAGACGACTGGCTGAAGGACCACCTGACAGTAAGATGGCAAAAGAT ATTGTCTATGTAGCTCTGCACCAAAAACCAGAAGGAGAACATGTATTAAAAGAATACAACAAGACCAAAAGTCTCTCTGATCAAACAAGAAGGAAACTTGTCAATATTTTAGTGGCGGATATGATCGAAAGTCATGG gagAGTCCCTCCTGTCAATGTCCGCATTACCTATGCCCTGGGGATTGTCACCCTCTTTCCCAATTTGAAAGATAATTGCTCACCAGCTGGCTAT GAGCATTTCTACGATCCTCAAAGTGGACAGGGCTACCTGGCCTATCGATTGAAAACCATTCAGCGTAGCACTGCTTGTGACTTCAAGAGGAGTTCCAGGTCTGTTCATCAAGGTGGGCCGAAAACTCAGAGGGAGACCTCAACATCTGAACAGCTGTTTGGTGATGGATGCAAAGAAGCAATGTCCATAATGAAGCATGCATCAGACCAAGATGTTGTTAAGGAGAAAATGAAGGCAACATTTAAGCATAGACAGAATATGCTACATGATTTGGACCAGTCATCACTCATCTTGGATCACTTCCCAAGATTCTTGGATACACCAGGCTTG ATTGAGCAGGACTTCATCATGCTCTTTGGAAAAGACATCTCGGGGAGGTTCATTGGAAGATGGCCAACGTTCTACAAACCTAAGGTCATCACTGTCAGCAAAAGCCTTCGACTGAGCGATCACCTGCATGACCTTCTGTCTGCTCAGGAGGAATCACGTGATTATG AATGGGATGGCGACATGGCAGCCATTCTCCTGCTGGTTCATCTCCTGCCTCCAACCGCCAAAGGgaggaaacatgtaaaaatcAGTGCAACTGAGGCAGCTGATCATGTTGTGAAGTTTATGAAG GTGGGGACAAGCATGGCGACATTCCTTGGCAAAGTTGGATCTGCACAGCCCTTCCTCCTCTGCGTTGGAGAAAAGAAGAGCAGTATTCAGAAGTTCTACATCATCCTGGATCAGAAGCCCATTCCTTGTGTGGCACAGACTGCAGTGGCTGCCTTCGATGAACTTTTTAAGGCGCACTTTGTGTTTGCCGTGTCCTACGATGCAGCCCTCCTCAACTTCTACACATTCATCCAAACAACAGTTTATGGGATTGATGTGGCAACAACAAAGGAGAGCCCCAGAGTCAAGGAAATCAGAGTGAGAATTAACAACACTTAA